The Plasmodium vinckei vinckei genome assembly, chromosome: PVVCY_09 genome includes the window attttgcaCAGATTTGGGTTCTATCAAGTATAATTCATGTTCTGGATGTggtataattttgtttaatatGGATCTAGGacattctatatttatatataatgaaggAATAGGAGTATAAAATAGATTCCATTCATTTATGCTTAAATTTAGAAAACTTAAAGATAATTCAATAGCTATAAAATCAACTATAGCATCTCCAGTTGtttgattaaaaaaaagtaaatatttttttaatgcaataaaatatggatCTTTTTGAATATCAAATTGTTTTGCCCATGCATCTAAATTAGATGAATCAGCATATATAGAACCATGCCCATTCgattcaaataatatacctATAGAAGATTTTCGAGCTATATTATCAAGATTTTTCATACCAGTTTTTgtgcatattatattaatattaatataattaaaaatagggATTTCTgtacttatattttttattacattatttatataatgtataaaggaaaaatttacatatgcagtgtgtataatatttatatcgatttttttcattttttcattttgtttttctatttttatacaaatattagataatatttttattatacatttaaaCAATAAACAGACTATTTTAGGTCCATCTAAAATTtcaatttcattttctaaaCTATCATgcttaataaaaaaataaattattctaTCTGCATCTCCATCAAATGTACAGCACTTTGAATTATTACAATAATTGATTGGCATATTTGATGGaacttttcttttattataaacatattctGCACCACATTCAAAATTTAGAATAgaattatcattttgtaaacaattaaatttatatatttttttttttaaaactgtAAATACATCATTAAACATGTCTATTTTTAAACTAGCAATACCATTTGAACAATcagtaaatataatttcttCTTTACAATTTTTGATTAAAATGTTGTCataaatattgtttatataattatacaaatccttaaataaataaataaaataatcaaaataaatctTATCACTATTGTAAGCTAAAATGTTTGAATTATTTCTATCCTTTTTATCATCAACTTTGATGTTGTATTTTTCagataaatcaaaataaagatcctgaacattttttaattcttttaaattatatgaagtAAGATAGTTTAGATCtgttttcattttgcaAACTTGATTTTTCGCTAGTTgagaaataatattttggataaaattattttcaaattcggaattaaaaatatagacaaGGGAATGCATAGATGGGGTTGTTATATAacacatattatttatacatcgtgaaatatttaaagagtttaatgaatttataataatattatttaagtGTGGTCCACTATTACGTGTATCAAAACCTATACATATGTTTGctttaaatatttgattatatatattcgagtaatatataatattatctagtttttttatttgattatatatcttattatcataaagattaatttgaatttcttttaaaaatatttgaacaatcatatcaattatattattaataacgttttcaattttacaattattatttttattttcttttatatattttaaatgtttATTAGAAAGTTcagataaatatttttcatatatttcatttatctgtcttccatttttatcaacaatttttattccattttCATCAGCTGGATTATGAGATGCAGTAATAACAATTCCTACATTTGtccatttaattttatttttatttacaatttCAATAATGCTATCTATGTCAGATTCAGATTCAAGAAggttgtatttttttgctAACTCATAATTATACTTAATAAATAGTAATCCTAATATTATTCCACtcttatttaaaacattaatCAAATTGcatctattatttttatatttatctctAAATCCACTATTGCCATAAAATACTTCAACAGTTGATTCAAATTGGACACTGTTTTCTATCATATAATTTGGAAGGCATTCTTCaatacatgtatatatttttttataaaatacgCTCTTATTATGTATTTCCATATCCtctatttacaaaattaaagtAAAAATCCCTTCCTTACTATCACTATTCTCTTACTTTCAACCATCActgatatttttattatctacCCCTATACATGtgtgtataatatattatctatATGTGCTGTGTATTTTTAATCCCTTTcaattgtataaataaaaaatgaaaatacaaataaagaaaaaaaatattttagattatatctttaacttatatacatagagtatattatttatttttttttttttttttttgaccatttatattaaatgaattatGCAAAGTTTGTTATCAAATttgaaattataattatataatatatttttaatagtgtaaaaatgtaaattttgtgtatttggttaatttttattacccttttgaaaataaaaaagtagaGAAATAATGAGAATGGCTAGCTAATAACACCCTGCCTCTATGTACCTATTTTGAGCTACACACATATGCATGTACCTACTCCACGGAGGAAGGATATGACTTTTTACCAGAACAAAGAGAGTATATGATTTAAATTAggttaaagaaaaaacaatacCATTTTCAACTCTCGTGATTTTCATTGAAAAAGGAGGGCACCGTTGTTTAGAAAATGGAATgcataagtatatatataaatatgttgacattattttttaggaTCTTGCCTATAACACAATTCAAATAGGCCCTTATTTTGTACAAGCcatctttttctttctatatatatatatatatatatatatatacatacatatttttttgtattaaaaaaaataaattataataattatgttgTTATcagtttttattaattattatgcaACATGATATTTCAAAAACGTTTCCCATTATTCAAAatgtaaagaaaaaaaaaaaatcagttaaaaataaaattttcattaagtGTGCATACtacttttatatacatatatatatgatgtAATAGTTTTCAATTCTCAATTTGATAAAGGAAAAATTGTTAACCCAACAATTGtagtaataattatatatacataaacaatgaaaataatatagccattgttttattatataattttatgttcCGTGTATTTtccatattataatttgtattgAGCAAGTCTGTTTTGTCGCGATTTTGCTTTCTATTTTTCTTATCGTATCTTTTGTGTTTCTTTCTTAATACCATTACTAAAATGAGATACTGTTGTTATAGCTGGATAATGCATGCCAAATGAACTTGCATATGATttaattatgttttatatggattgatatcctttttttattttttaactggttttactttttttttgctggGTAGTAAATTCTTTTAAGACTTGGTAGCAAAGAGCTCTCAATTCTTTCGGCTTTAGTACGATCATTAAAAACCATTgtatataaacatttttttgttcttaattttaattttgttattattttatttttctttgttttatttttcttctttacaATAATAACAGCAGTGGTATCAGGTTTTTTGCTTATCTTCAAAAATTTACGAATATCGTGAATTTGTTTTGgcattttgtaaaattttatttggaaatataattaaatttaatttggATTAATTTAACCTAAATAAGGgattactattttttttttttattattatataaaataataaattttgctaatttatatttataaatttgttgagaaaaaaaaatataaaaaaatattatttggaaaacgtattatttttatttatttctactaataaataatttaaagcAAATTTTtgagaatttttttttcacctATCCGTAGCTCATAATGttccatatataattatgctTATAAATCAAGCCGAATtattatgtaataatatgcttataaatatatgcatagtgttataaatatagtataTGTTAATACATACAGTTGAGGCggatatatttgaaaactggtatggaaaaataaacacTGTGCATgcttatatatagtatattaTACTATTTTGGGCAGCCGCTactacatataaatattatatattatttatattttttggggGTATGattgattatatataagaaaaatttGTGCTAGCGATTAGTAGGCATATGtacaatataaattataatatatgcataaggAATACAGGAAAAAACTAATATACTATTTGTGGtgagtatatatataaagagcGATCCcgctttatttttttttcttaattttttatatgctgtaatataatatatataaaaaaaaatatataatgaatatgtattatttattataaatatagtcccttaaaatataaaagctACGTtaagaattatatataagggGGGTCCCCTTTTTCCACTACAAGCTATATAgcgtaaaaaaatatatatgaccaatctataaattaaagtgaaaaacaaataatgtGAATTTTAAGTGtatcttattttttctttcttttttttcaaataaatatatttaattttaatttaaatttatatttaatttttatttttatttattttttataaacataatttattttattttttttccatttttggaaattttatcctttttaaattcaagcatttaatttatggtaagagaaaaaaaaacaaaacataaaatttgaatttATCAACTTTCGTTTTATAtctgttttttttgaataaacCATGATGttacattatattttatgtaatataattgttctttgttgtgtatatattgtatatactatacaaacatatatacatatacaaGCCCTAccaacatatatataatatacccATAcgtgtatgtatataagtAACTCTGTAGACATATATACTTGCATACTTCctttattacatatattttttttatcattatttattcttcttaataatatttatttatataattgtttgTATGAGAATTGTTAAGTGTTGTGACACAACATTTATCCTGCATGTTCATACAAAAAgttaacaaaatttatttccCAGTTTATTATGTTTCTTTAGAAAGTATactaattatttaaaataatgattatatatttttttggctAAAAAAGtacttaataaaaaatttattttattttcaatatattattaataatttttattttataaactgTTCATATCTTTATGCTTGTTTATGCCAATTTTGCCTGACCAGgcaataatattaaataaacttacatttttttattatataatttactaTAATTTTCTGAATTGTACATTTATATTGCATGCTACATttactaataaaaataattgaataGTATtgagttatatatatacctttgcatattttcataataattatatggattataatatgtattgATATGTGCCAATTTAATAGGGCTTCCTACATTTGTGTGCAATGCATATTAGTACAAATTGAgagaatatatatgatgtTCATTTTGGCTTGTATTTCGCATATTTGCATGACTGTTCATAAATTATGAATACTTTtaatataacatattttcctatttttttttttgccaGGTTAAATTGATTGTCAGACATTAACTGTACTGCCAGTCTCCATAAAATCAGaaatcaaatttttataatatataaaataagaatTTATCTCATACCCCTCCTTTAATCTTATACACCAAATAATATAGCAAAATGGCAAAGTTATCGAAGGCACAAaagaaacaaatttatatggaCAAATTGAGTTCCTTGATCcaacaatataataaaatattaattgttCATGTAGACAATGTCGGATCAGATCAGATGGCTAGTGTTCGCCAAAGTTTGAGAGGAAAGGCAACAATTTTAATGGGAAAAAATACAAGAATAAGAACAGCACTCAAAAAAAACTTACAAGCAGTACCAcaaatagaaaaattattaccattagtaaaattaaatatgggttttgttttttgtaAAGATGATTTATCTGAAGTTAGAAGTATAATTCTTCAAAACAAATCACCTGCCCCAGCTAGATTAGGTGTTATAGCCCCAATTGATGTTTTTATTCCCCCTGGACCAACAGGTATGGATCCATCACATACCTCCTTTTTTCAGTCTCTTGGTATATCAacaaaaattgttaaaGGTCAAATTGAAATACAAGAAAATGTACATTTGATTAAACAAGGGGAAAAAGTAACAGCATCTTCCGCTACacttttacaaaaatttaatatgaaACCATTTTCATATGGTGTTGATGTTAGAACAGTATATGATGATGGTGTCATTTATGATGCAAAAGTTTTAGATATAACCGACGAAGATATTTTAgcaaaattttcaaaaggTGTAGCTAATGTAGCTGCATTATCTAGATCTGTTGGTATAATCACTGAAGCTTCCTATCCTCATGTATTTGTTGAAGCCTTTAAGAATATCGTATCGTTGGTTATCGATACAGATTACACATTCCcattgatgaaaaaaataaaagatatgGTTGAAAACCCACAAGCT containing:
- a CDS encoding phosphoacetylglucosamine mutase, putative, whose translation is MEIHNKSVFYKKIYTCIEECLPNYMIENSVQFESTVEVFYGNSGFRDKYKNNRCNLINVLNKSGIILGLLFIKYNYELAKKYNLLESESDIDSIIEIVNKNKIKWTNVGIVITASHNPADENGIKIVDKNGRQINEIYEKYLSELSNKHLKYIKENKNNNCKIENVINNIIDMIVQIFLKEIQINLYDNKIYNQIKKLDNIIYYSNIYNQIFKANICIGFDTRNSGPHLNNIIINSLNSLNISRCINNMCYITTPSMHSLVYIFNSEFENNFIQNIISQLAKNQVCKMKTDLNYLTSYNLKELKNVQDLYFDLSEKYNIKVDDKKDRNNSNILAYNSDKIYFDYFIYLFKDLYNYINNIYDNILIKNCKEEIIFTDCSNGIASLKIDMFNDVFTVLKKKIYKFNCLQNDNSILNFECGAEYVYNKRKVPSNMPINYCNNSKCCTFDGDADRIIYFFIKHDSLENEIEILDGPKIVCLLFKCIIKILSNICIKIEKQNEKMKKIDINIIHTAYVNFSFIHYINNVIKNISTEIPIFNYININIICTKTGMKNLDNIARKSSIGILFESNGHGSIYADSSNLDAWAKQFDIQKDPYFIALKKYLLFFNQTTGDAIVDFIAIELSLSFLNLSINEWNLFYTPIPSLYINIECPRSILNKIIPHPEHELYLIEPKSVQNKIEEIVKEIDVKYGRCFIRPSGTENLIRIYAEAETIKQMNEILHKVKEAVVDYINHS
- a CDS encoding 60S ribosomal protein L38, putative, whose protein sequence is MPKQIHDIRKFLKISKKPDTTAVIIVKKKNKTKKNKIITKLKLRTKKCLYTMVFNDRTKAERIESSLLPSLKRIYYPAKKK
- a CDS encoding 60S acidic ribosomal protein P0, putative, producing the protein MAKLSKAQKKQIYMDKLSSLIQQYNKILIVHVDNVGSDQMASVRQSLRGKATILMGKNTRIRTALKKNLQAVPQIEKLLPLVKLNMGFVFCKDDLSEVRSIILQNKSPAPARLGVIAPIDVFIPPGPTGMDPSHTSFFQSLGISTKIVKGQIEIQENVHLIKQGEKVTASSATLLQKFNMKPFSYGVDVRTVYDDGVIYDAKVLDITDEDILAKFSKGVANVAALSRSVGIITEASYPHVFVEAFKNIVSLVIDTDYTFPLMKKIKDMVENPQAYAAAPAAASSAQKDEPKKEAAKKEEEEEEEEDGFMGFGMFD